The following are encoded in a window of Spea bombifrons isolate aSpeBom1 chromosome 2, aSpeBom1.2.pri, whole genome shotgun sequence genomic DNA:
- the LOC128473761 gene encoding endoplasmic reticulum membrane adapter protein XK-like has translation MKFPRSILISLFLYVAETILGLYLSSTYSTAVHRIWLYLTLLFCLLPCLLVQICFVCFHMEFFDDISLEHLFHLLQLGPLFRCVQVLRLYFINGKSEDPYDTLIKRKQLSEDGGWVEVEQEVGRVDMLLSKHSSAFRWASFIQAFFGSAPQLILQLYISISQQHISLCRCMLMSISLLSVTYGALQCNILAIRINYEDYDFTFRPAAYLCLLLWRFLEISCRVVVLGLFSSVFKTWTLCVVALNLLAFMLYSWISFWKNKSSGNKNGLSKCRTATERAVLNILYSVTSIFCWCPIQVELSEPDLITKSNNWCRITMYYMLRHIENAVLIFLWYIYQTDVYSLIGSTFLVALLLVGYTISMLFMLIFYQFLHPCRTLFTSSFVGGLMSGLKSLCCMCKPSRAPTNEHGSEVCEP, from the exons ATGAAATTCCCTCGCTCAATTTTGATTTCTCTGTTTCTATATGTAGCAGAGACAATCTTAGGCCTGTACTTGAGCAGCACATACAGCACTGCAGTGCACAGAATTTGGTTGTACTTGACCCTCCTATTCTGTCTTCTGCCCTGCCTTCTGGTACAGATCTGTTTTGTCTGCTTCCACATGGAATTCTTTGATGACATATCCCTGGAACATCTGTTTCATCTCCTGCAGCTGGGACCTCTGTTCAG GTGTGTGCAAGTTCTCCGCCTTTACTTCATTAATGGAAAATCAGAGGATCCATACGACACCCTCATTAAGAGGAAGCAGCTGTCTGAAGATGGCGGTTGGGTTGAGGTGGAACAGGAGGTTGGTCGCGTTGATATGCTGCTGTCCAAACACAGTTCTGCTTTCCGCTGGGCCTCCTTCATCCAAGCTTTCTTTGGGTCAGCACCTCAACTGATACTACAGCTGTATATTTCCATCTCGCAACAGCATATAAGCCTATGCAGAT GCATGCTTATGAGTATCTCTCTGCTGTCCGTTACGTATGGAGCGTTACAGTGCAACATCCTGGCCATTCGAATTAATTACGAGGACTATGATTTCACCTTTCGACCAGCTGCCTACCTTTGCTTATTGCTTTGGAGATTCCTTGAGATTTCCTGCAGAGTCGTCGTGCTTGGCCTCTTCAGCTCCGTTTTCAAAACATGGACCCTGTGTGTGGTGGCCTTAAATCTGTTGGCTTTTATGCTCTACTCATGGATCAGTTTTTGGAAGAATAAGTCATCGGGAAACAAGAATGGTTTGAGCAAGTGTAGGACTGCTACTGAGCGTGCTGTACTGAACATCCTGTACTCTGTGACGAGCATTTTCTGCTGGTGTCCGATTCAGGTCGAGCTCAGTGAGCCCGACCTGATTACCAAATCAAACAATTGGTGTCGCATCACCATGTATTATATGCTCAGACATATTGAAAACGCCGTCCTGATTTTCCTATGGTACATCTATCAAACAGATGTTTACTCGCTCATAGGTAGCACTTTTTTGGTCGCACTGCTCCTGGTGGGTTATACCATATCGATGCTCTTCATGCTGATTTTTTATCAGTTCTTGCACCCCTGCAGGACACTTTTCACATCCAGTTTTGTAGGTGGCTTGATGTCAGGCTTAAAGAGTCTTTGTTGTATGTGCAAACCTTCAAGAGCCCCAACAAACGAACATGGCTCCGAGGTCTGTGAGCCTTAG